One window of the Chitinophaga niabensis genome contains the following:
- a CDS encoding TlpA disulfide reductase family protein, with product MKILIFTAVLLCPAVMLLAQERGRKEKVYSFQVEGNIAKQDKPTKIYLRRKTEGKMIIDSVITPDGRFLFLGNIPEPQTAQLFTQVTPTPENPVGRKEVVMLFLGQGATTVDIKDINSRGTATGTPEQEAFNQLNSLTWPFTKEADEIYGKYMKAARAKDDALVRKYESRLDELNASRLAVMSKYLKDNPHTPIGMYVINQVAGYELNADEFYPVFNTLSKTVRNYPSGKQFEYRLELAKKLTVGNPAIEFSQNDAAGKPVSLSSFKGKYVLVDFWASWCGPCRAENPNVVKAYHKYKEKGFTILGVSFDENKEKWLQAVQDDQLAWTQVSDLKGWGNAVGQLYGIRAIPQNLLLDPQGKIIAKNLRAEALEAKLEELLK from the coding sequence ATGAAGATATTGATATTTACAGCTGTACTGTTATGTCCGGCTGTAATGCTGCTTGCGCAGGAGAGAGGGAGGAAAGAGAAAGTATATTCCTTCCAGGTGGAAGGGAATATCGCTAAGCAGGACAAACCCACTAAGATCTATCTCCGTAGAAAAACAGAAGGGAAAATGATCATAGACAGTGTGATCACGCCGGATGGCAGATTCCTCTTCCTCGGTAATATCCCCGAACCGCAAACCGCTCAATTATTCACACAGGTAACACCCACACCGGAAAATCCCGTTGGCCGCAAAGAAGTGGTCATGTTATTCCTGGGGCAGGGCGCTACCACCGTTGATATAAAAGATATTAACAGCCGCGGCACGGCCACCGGCACGCCGGAGCAGGAAGCTTTTAACCAGCTGAACAGTCTTACCTGGCCCTTCACCAAAGAAGCAGATGAGATATATGGCAAATACATGAAAGCTGCGAGGGCAAAAGATGATGCACTGGTCAGAAAATACGAGTCCCGCCTCGATGAATTAAATGCCAGCCGCCTGGCCGTAATGAGCAAATACCTGAAAGATAATCCGCATACCCCTATTGGTATGTATGTGATCAACCAGGTGGCAGGATATGAGCTGAATGCGGATGAATTCTATCCCGTTTTCAATACACTCTCTAAAACAGTACGTAATTATCCTTCCGGTAAACAGTTTGAATACCGCCTTGAACTGGCAAAGAAACTCACTGTTGGTAATCCGGCCATTGAGTTCAGCCAGAATGATGCAGCCGGTAAACCGGTGAGCCTGAGTTCTTTCAAAGGCAAATATGTACTCGTTGATTTCTGGGCCAGCTGGTGTGGTCCCTGCCGTGCAGAGAACCCTAATGTGGTGAAAGCCTACCATAAGTATAAAGAGAAAGGATTCACCATCCTCGGTGTTTCTTTTGATGAAAACAAAGAGAAATGGCTGCAGGCGGTGCAGGATGATCAACTGGCCTGGACGCAGGTATCTGACCTCAAAGGTTGGGGAAATGCAGTAGGCCAGTTATATGGTATCCGCGCTATCCCTCAAAACCTCCTGCTGGACCCCCAGGGGAAGATCATCGCTAAAAATCTCCGCGCTGAGGCTTTGGAAGCTAAGCTGGAAGAATTGCTGAAATAA
- the hisIE gene encoding bifunctional phosphoribosyl-AMP cyclohydrolase/phosphoribosyl-ATP diphosphatase HisIE, which yields MQVDFSKSPDGLVPAIIQDAITNKVLMLGYMNQEALDKTLAEGKVTFFSRSKNRLWTKGEESGNFLQLKHAAIDCDADTLLLKVHPEGPTCHTGADTCWNEVNKDATSFLGNLEQVIRDRKQNPTDKSYTASLFAKGINKVAQKVGEEAVELVIEAKDNNDHLFINEAADLLFHYLILLQAKGFTLEDVVNILKDRHK from the coding sequence ATGCAGGTAGATTTTTCAAAGTCACCGGACGGCCTGGTGCCAGCTATTATACAGGATGCCATTACGAATAAAGTATTGATGCTGGGGTACATGAACCAGGAGGCGCTGGATAAAACACTGGCCGAAGGGAAAGTGACCTTTTTCAGCCGTTCCAAAAACAGGCTGTGGACCAAAGGAGAAGAGAGCGGTAACTTCCTTCAGTTGAAACATGCGGCAATAGATTGCGATGCGGATACGTTACTACTGAAAGTTCATCCTGAAGGCCCTACCTGCCACACGGGAGCAGACACCTGCTGGAATGAGGTGAATAAAGATGCCACTTCTTTCCTGGGTAACCTGGAGCAGGTGATCAGGGACAGGAAGCAAAATCCGACTGATAAATCCTACACCGCTTCCCTGTTTGCCAAAGGTATCAATAAGGTAGCGCAGAAAGTAGGAGAGGAGGCAGTAGAACTGGTAATAGAAGCAAAAGATAATAACGATCACCTTTTTATAAACGAAGCAGCAGACCTGCTTTTTCACTACCTGATCCTGTTACAGGCCAAAGGCTTTACACTGGAAGATGTAGTGAACATTTTAAAAGACCGTCATAAATGA
- a CDS encoding TlpA disulfide reductase family protein, with the protein MKRISSLIICFAAITTAAHAQFKVNGKIAGTEEGTKLFFFSEDGRTADSAVLTNGEFSFSTPHKTTSEDMFALILKGHPYPMILVADKPEVAIQSEQSIFPVATTFKGGQQAQWMQEYHRTFKPVISKAAALNAEAAGISGTDEDAKAAFREKAKVFEDEVLKTGTDFIKTHPKAQASLFLLMGELRSRLSEEDFAKQFNSLDASVKNTKFGKKIGEQIAEVSGSGGNAAMTGIKAKDFEQEDPNGKMVKLSSFRGKYVLIDFWASWCGPCRVENPHVVAAYHKFKDKNFTVLGVSLDKNKREWLDAIEKDKLVWTQVSDLQGWGNAAAALYGVRGIPQNYLVDPSGNIIAKDLRGGALERKLAEVLQ; encoded by the coding sequence ATGAAACGTATTTCATCCCTGATCATTTGTTTTGCAGCTATCACAACAGCTGCACATGCGCAGTTTAAAGTAAACGGAAAGATTGCCGGTACAGAGGAAGGTACTAAACTCTTCTTTTTTAGTGAGGACGGACGTACGGCAGATTCCGCTGTTTTAACGAACGGGGAGTTTTCTTTCAGCACACCTCATAAAACTACCAGTGAAGATATGTTTGCACTGATCCTGAAAGGGCATCCGTATCCCATGATCCTGGTGGCAGATAAACCGGAAGTAGCGATACAATCCGAGCAAAGCATTTTCCCTGTAGCCACTACTTTCAAAGGAGGGCAGCAGGCGCAATGGATGCAGGAATATCACCGTACTTTCAAACCTGTGATCAGCAAAGCTGCTGCGCTGAATGCAGAAGCTGCAGGCATCAGCGGAACGGATGAGGATGCAAAAGCCGCTTTCCGCGAAAAGGCGAAAGTATTTGAAGACGAAGTGCTGAAAACAGGAACGGATTTCATTAAAACCCATCCCAAAGCACAGGCCAGCCTGTTCCTGCTCATGGGAGAACTGCGGAGCCGCCTCTCGGAGGAAGATTTTGCAAAGCAGTTCAATTCCCTCGATGCAAGCGTAAAGAACACCAAATTTGGTAAAAAGATAGGAGAGCAAATTGCTGAAGTATCCGGTTCCGGTGGCAATGCTGCAATGACCGGCATCAAGGCAAAGGACTTTGAGCAGGAAGACCCTAACGGTAAAATGGTAAAGCTCTCCTCTTTCCGTGGTAAATATGTACTGATCGATTTCTGGGCCAGCTGGTGCGGACCCTGCAGAGTAGAAAATCCGCACGTGGTAGCGGCCTACCATAAATTTAAAGACAAGAACTTCACCGTTTTAGGTGTTTCCCTTGATAAGAACAAAAGAGAATGGCTGGATGCCATTGAAAAAGACAAACTCGTCTGGACCCAGGTATCTGACCTTCAGGGCTGGGGTAATGCGGCAGCCGCATTATATGGCGTGAGGGGCATCCCGCAGAATTACCTCGTAGACCCTTCCGGCAACATTATCGCTAAAGATCTCCGTGGCGGCGCCCTGGAGAGAAAACTGGCAGAAGTATTGCAGTAA
- the hisA gene encoding 1-(5-phosphoribosyl)-5-[(5-phosphoribosylamino)methylideneamino]imidazole-4-carboxamide isomerase, translated as MSVNIRYITAEETLHLRRDMLYPGWGLDDVRISDDAEGLHFGVFEEKDLVTVVSLFFKGKRAQFRKLATVTNRQRKGYGSLLLKHLMEECRQRQMESLWCNARTTAESFYQQLGFKRSSELFYKDNIAYYKMEISLEPAAKKNFTIIPAIDIIGGKCVRLTQGDYEQKKVYNEHPLEVAKEFEESGITRLHLVDLDGAKKGAVVNWKVLEAIAGKTSMIVDFGGGIKSDADVRIVFEAGAAMATIGSVAVKQPELFFSWLQQYGADKMFLGADVKEEKIAVGGWLETTELSVYDFLKSNMARGVQEIFCTDIAKDGLLQGPSTELYKKIIKELPGIQLTASGGVSKIEDVYELQEAGLAGVIIGKAIYEGLITLAELKKFL; from the coding sequence ATGAGTGTGAATATCCGATACATAACTGCAGAAGAAACACTGCATTTGCGCAGGGATATGTTATATCCCGGTTGGGGGCTGGATGATGTGAGGATCAGCGATGATGCGGAAGGCCTGCACTTTGGCGTGTTCGAGGAAAAAGACCTGGTCACCGTGGTGTCCCTGTTCTTTAAAGGTAAAAGGGCACAGTTTCGCAAACTGGCCACTGTTACCAATCGCCAGCGGAAAGGTTATGGCTCTTTACTACTGAAACACCTGATGGAAGAATGCCGTCAGCGCCAGATGGAAAGCCTTTGGTGCAACGCACGCACAACAGCGGAATCTTTCTATCAGCAACTCGGTTTTAAACGCAGCAGCGAATTATTTTATAAAGACAATATTGCTTATTACAAAATGGAGATCAGCCTGGAACCAGCTGCCAAGAAGAATTTTACCATCATTCCTGCCATTGATATCATTGGTGGAAAATGTGTACGCCTCACACAGGGAGATTACGAGCAGAAGAAAGTATACAACGAACATCCGCTGGAAGTAGCAAAGGAGTTTGAAGAAAGTGGTATCACCCGCCTGCACCTGGTAGACCTGGACGGCGCTAAAAAAGGAGCCGTTGTGAACTGGAAAGTACTGGAAGCCATCGCCGGTAAAACCAGTATGATAGTGGATTTTGGCGGAGGCATCAAAAGTGATGCGGATGTAAGGATCGTATTTGAAGCAGGAGCTGCTATGGCCACTATCGGAAGTGTGGCCGTGAAACAGCCGGAACTTTTCTTTAGCTGGCTGCAACAGTATGGCGCAGATAAAATGTTCCTGGGTGCAGATGTGAAGGAAGAAAAAATTGCAGTAGGCGGCTGGCTGGAAACCACAGAGCTGAGTGTTTACGATTTCCTGAAAAGTAATATGGCAAGAGGCGTGCAGGAAATATTCTGTACAGATATTGCGAAGGATGGCCTGCTGCAAGGACCGTCCACTGAACTGTATAAAAAGATCATCAAAGAACTGCCCGGCATTCAACTGACTGCCAGTGGCGGCGTAAGTAAGATAGAAGATGTATACGAACTGCAGGAAGCAGGGCTGGCCGGTGTGATCATCGGCAAAGCCATTTACGAAGGTTTGATCACACTCGCTGAATTAAAGAAATTTTTATAA
- the trpA gene encoding tryptophan synthase subunit alpha: MNRIDQLFLNKPQEILNIYCTAGFPALNDTLTIMETLQQSGADMVELGMPFSDPLADGPVIQESSTRAIANGMRISVLFEQLKGFRDRISLPVILMGYMNPVLQFGVENFCKQCAETGVDGIILPDLPMDEFETEYRPVFEKYGLHLIFLVTPETSEARIRKIDSLSKGFVYAVSSSSTTGKDKDMGDQQAYFARLKNMKLKNPVLIGFGIKDKQTFQAACANSNGAIIGSAFVKAIENSTNLQSSIQSFVQGIKG; this comes from the coding sequence ATGAACCGCATAGATCAATTGTTTCTCAATAAACCGCAGGAGATACTCAATATATATTGCACTGCCGGTTTCCCGGCCCTCAACGATACCCTCACCATCATGGAAACACTGCAGCAAAGCGGTGCGGATATGGTAGAACTGGGCATGCCCTTTTCCGATCCCCTGGCGGATGGCCCGGTGATCCAGGAAAGCAGCACCCGCGCCATTGCCAATGGCATGCGCATCAGTGTGTTGTTTGAGCAGCTGAAAGGATTCCGCGATCGTATTTCCCTGCCCGTTATCCTGATGGGATATATGAACCCGGTGCTGCAGTTCGGCGTGGAAAACTTCTGTAAGCAATGCGCAGAAACAGGGGTGGATGGTATCATTCTGCCAGACCTGCCGATGGATGAATTCGAAACAGAATACCGCCCGGTCTTTGAAAAATACGGACTGCACCTGATCTTCCTGGTAACACCAGAAACCAGCGAAGCGCGCATCCGTAAGATCGATAGCCTGAGCAAAGGATTTGTATATGCCGTTTCTTCTTCCTCTACCACCGGAAAGGATAAGGATATGGGTGATCAGCAGGCTTATTTTGCCCGCCTGAAAAACATGAAATTAAAGAACCCGGTGCTGATAGGATTTGGGATCAAGGATAAACAAACATTCCAGGCCGCCTGCGCCAACAGCAATGGCGCCATAATTGGGAGCGCTTTTGTAAAAGCCATCGAAAACAGTACTAACTTGCAGTCTTCAATACAAAGTTTTGTGCAAGGCATAAAAGGTTGA
- a CDS encoding BlaI/MecI/CopY family transcriptional regulator produces MEKLTKQEEAAMQAIWKVGKGFVKDFLEAHIAPVPPYTTLASTIKNLEKKGYVDARKMGNVYEYTPTIEEGEYKKKFMNGFVKDYFENSYKELVTFFAKDKKISPEELKEIINMIEKK; encoded by the coding sequence ATGGAAAAACTTACCAAACAAGAAGAAGCTGCGATGCAGGCTATCTGGAAAGTTGGAAAGGGCTTTGTAAAAGATTTTCTGGAAGCGCACATTGCACCTGTGCCTCCTTATACCACACTGGCTTCTACCATTAAGAACCTCGAGAAAAAAGGATATGTAGATGCCCGTAAAATGGGAAATGTATATGAGTATACACCAACCATTGAAGAAGGGGAGTATAAGAAGAAATTCATGAACGGATTTGTGAAAGATTATTTTGAAAACTCTTATAAAGAACTGGTCACCTTCTTTGCAAAAGATAAGAAGATCAGCCCGGAAGAATTAAAAGAGATCATCAACATGATCGAAAAGAAATAA
- the hisF gene encoding imidazole glycerol phosphate synthase subunit HisF, translating to MLTKRIIPCLDIKDGRTVKGVNFENIRDAGDPIELGALYAQQGADELVFLDITATNERRKTLSELVTRIARHVNIPFTVGGGISSVEDVSVLLNAGADKVSVNTAAFRNPELLNGLSREFGSQCIVLAIDTRFEEGDWYVYLNGGRVKTATKTTDWAREAVERGAGEILLTSMNNDGTKQGFALDITSRLSQNLHVPVIASGGAGTMEHFADVFEKAQADAALAASIFHYKEMEIPDLKTYLYKRGVQIRF from the coding sequence ATGCTTACAAAACGCATCATACCCTGCCTGGATATTAAAGACGGCCGCACTGTAAAAGGTGTGAACTTTGAAAACATCCGCGATGCAGGTGATCCCATTGAACTCGGCGCACTCTATGCCCAGCAGGGAGCAGACGAACTGGTGTTCCTGGATATTACGGCTACCAACGAAAGAAGGAAAACCCTTTCTGAACTGGTTACCCGCATTGCCCGTCACGTAAACATTCCCTTCACGGTAGGTGGAGGTATTTCTTCTGTGGAAGATGTAAGCGTGCTGCTGAACGCCGGTGCAGACAAAGTATCCGTAAACACAGCCGCCTTCCGCAACCCGGAATTACTGAACGGCCTTTCCCGCGAGTTCGGCAGCCAGTGTATTGTATTGGCCATCGATACCCGTTTTGAGGAAGGAGACTGGTACGTATACCTCAATGGCGGCCGGGTAAAAACAGCAACAAAAACAACGGATTGGGCCAGGGAAGCCGTGGAACGCGGAGCAGGAGAGATACTGCTTACTTCCATGAATAACGATGGTACCAAACAGGGTTTTGCGCTGGATATCACATCCCGCTTATCGCAAAACCTGCATGTACCCGTAATTGCCTCCGGCGGCGCAGGTACCATGGAGCATTTTGCGGATGTATTTGAAAAAGCACAGGCAGATGCAGCCCTGGCAGCCAGTATTTTCCATTATAAGGAAATGGAGATACCGGACCTGAAAACGTACCTCTACAAAAGAGGTGTGCAAATACGATTTTAA
- a CDS encoding carboxypeptidase-like regulatory domain-containing protein: MKIVLATMVFCIGWFSPAIAQTYKITGQVQDEKGKPLPFASAFLSQTTLGDRTTETGGFTIKGVPPGKYDLIVSYLGYEPLLVPVTVTNDLAGVVAVLKPKAGILKEVVVRRNAERDRLMNIFKSIWVGNSGNAEQCTILNDEVIDLVNDENKGILKATSDDFIVLENRALGYRVKFLLMHFEYQRYSGYSLYYGNPLFELMKPRNARQQRNWEKKRIEAYNGSSMHFYRSLVNKTLKEDGFLVQKMVRKEKKRDFVAPTGIDTTKDIKIKSDGMFSKYVNYLYPGQVPYDSLMRDSSGIKSLIFGNYLFITYTKEKEERKYMEYNNYPANAKPGPQISYLRLLAPAVNVDGNGNVESPTDLIVEQYWGWEKMAEMLPLDFKIINTNSKK; encoded by the coding sequence ATGAAGATCGTATTGGCAACAATGGTGTTTTGCATAGGGTGGTTCAGTCCGGCAATAGCACAAACTTATAAGATCACCGGACAGGTGCAGGATGAAAAGGGAAAGCCTTTACCGTTTGCCAGCGCCTTTCTGAGCCAGACAACTTTGGGAGACAGAACTACAGAAACCGGAGGGTTTACCATCAAGGGGGTACCACCGGGGAAATATGATCTCATCGTGTCTTATCTGGGATATGAGCCATTATTAGTACCAGTAACAGTAACGAATGACCTCGCAGGTGTGGTGGCCGTATTAAAGCCCAAAGCGGGCATCCTGAAGGAAGTAGTGGTAAGGAGGAATGCGGAGCGGGACAGGTTGATGAATATCTTTAAATCAATCTGGGTAGGAAATAGCGGAAACGCAGAACAATGTACCATTCTGAATGATGAAGTGATAGACCTGGTGAACGATGAGAACAAAGGAATACTCAAAGCCACTTCGGACGATTTCATTGTATTAGAGAACAGGGCATTGGGTTACCGGGTGAAGTTCTTGCTCATGCATTTTGAATACCAGCGTTACTCCGGTTATTCATTGTACTACGGCAATCCGCTGTTTGAACTGATGAAACCCCGTAATGCAAGGCAGCAAAGGAACTGGGAGAAGAAACGGATAGAAGCGTACAATGGCTCTTCCATGCATTTTTACCGTAGCCTGGTCAATAAAACACTGAAGGAAGATGGGTTTTTAGTACAGAAGATGGTAAGGAAAGAAAAGAAGAGAGATTTTGTTGCGCCCACAGGCATAGACACAACAAAGGATATAAAGATCAAATCGGACGGCATGTTTTCAAAGTATGTGAATTATCTGTACCCCGGCCAGGTACCATACGATAGCCTGATGAGGGACAGCAGCGGAATAAAGTCACTGATCTTTGGGAACTACCTGTTTATCACTTATACAAAGGAAAAGGAAGAAAGGAAATACATGGAATACAACAATTACCCGGCAAACGCAAAACCAGGCCCGCAGATCTCTTACCTGCGATTACTGGCGCCGGCAGTAAATGTAGACGGGAATGGAAATGTGGAATCTCCCACGGACCTGATCGTAGAACAATACTGGGGATGGGAAAAAATGGCGGAAATGTTGCCACTCGATTTTAAAATTATCAATACAAACTCAAAAAAATAA
- the hisH gene encoding imidazole glycerol phosphate synthase subunit HisH: protein MKTAIIKYNAGNIRSVLFALERLGVEATVTDDPEELRAADKVIFPGVGEASTAMNYLKERKLDLLIKDLKQPVLGICLGMQLLCKHSEENNTECMGIFDLPVKKFESPVENLLKIPQIGWNNIAGLHSVIFEHVPENSYMYFVHSYFVALGPETTAIANYVINYSAALQKDNFYAVQFHPEKSADGGQRILESFLKL from the coding sequence ATGAAAACAGCCATCATTAAATACAACGCCGGTAACATCCGCTCTGTGCTCTTTGCCCTGGAACGCCTGGGGGTGGAAGCCACAGTTACCGATGATCCGGAAGAACTGCGTGCTGCGGATAAAGTGATCTTTCCCGGTGTGGGCGAGGCCAGCACTGCCATGAATTACCTGAAAGAACGTAAACTGGACCTGCTGATCAAAGACCTCAAACAACCCGTTTTAGGTATTTGCCTCGGTATGCAGTTGTTATGTAAACATTCAGAAGAGAACAACACGGAATGCATGGGCATCTTTGACCTGCCGGTGAAGAAATTTGAATCCCCGGTAGAGAACCTGCTGAAGATCCCGCAGATTGGCTGGAACAATATTGCCGGCCTGCACAGTGTGATCTTTGAACATGTACCGGAGAATTCCTACATGTACTTTGTGCACAGTTACTTTGTGGCCCTTGGCCCTGAAACAACGGCTATCGCCAATTATGTGATCAATTACAGCGCTGCGCTGCAAAAGGATAATTTCTATGCAGTTCAGTTCCACCCGGAGAAATCCGCCGATGGAGGTCAGCGTATACTGGAGAGTTTCCTGAAATTATGA
- the trpB gene encoding tryptophan synthase subunit beta yields the protein MDIAVNTSHSKYHVNDKGYYGRFGGAYIPEMLYPNVEELKEQYLQIIGEPAFQAEFEQLLKDYVGRPSPLFFAKRLSEKYKANIYLKREDLNHTGAHKVNNTIGQILLAQRLGKKKIIAETGAGQHGVATATVCALMGLECVVYMGSIDIERQAPNVARMKMLGATVVAATSGSKTLKDATNEAIRHWINHPVDTHYIIGSVVGPHPYPDMVARFQSVVSEEMRKQLEEKTGNTNPDYVIACVGGGSNAAGAFFHYLDEEKVKLVAVEAAGKGVNSGFSAATSQLGKMGIIHASKTLLMQTEDGQIVEPHSISAGLDYPGVGPLHAHLYETGRAQFLNATDDEALAAAYELSLLEGIIPALESAHALAKLKDLPLKPEDVVVVCLSGRGDKDLETYIKHLK from the coding sequence ATGGACATAGCCGTGAACACATCACATTCTAAATATCATGTAAACGATAAAGGCTATTATGGCCGGTTTGGCGGGGCATACATACCGGAAATGCTCTATCCCAACGTAGAGGAATTAAAAGAACAGTACCTGCAGATCATCGGTGAACCTGCTTTCCAGGCAGAGTTTGAGCAGTTGTTAAAAGACTATGTAGGCCGTCCTTCCCCTTTGTTCTTTGCCAAACGTTTATCCGAAAAATATAAAGCGAACATATACCTGAAGCGGGAAGACCTGAACCATACAGGTGCCCACAAAGTGAACAATACCATTGGCCAGATCCTGCTGGCGCAACGCCTCGGCAAGAAAAAGATCATTGCAGAAACAGGTGCAGGGCAGCACGGTGTGGCAACAGCTACCGTATGTGCACTCATGGGACTGGAATGTGTGGTGTATATGGGAAGCATAGATATAGAAAGGCAGGCGCCTAACGTAGCCCGTATGAAAATGCTGGGTGCCACAGTGGTAGCCGCAACCAGTGGAAGCAAAACACTGAAAGATGCTACCAATGAAGCCATCCGCCACTGGATCAATCATCCCGTAGATACACATTACATCATTGGTTCCGTAGTAGGCCCGCATCCTTATCCGGATATGGTGGCACGTTTTCAATCTGTAGTGAGTGAAGAAATGCGCAAACAGCTGGAGGAGAAAACAGGTAATACCAATCCTGATTATGTGATCGCCTGCGTGGGTGGAGGCAGTAATGCCGCCGGGGCTTTCTTCCATTACCTGGATGAAGAAAAAGTGAAACTCGTTGCCGTGGAAGCAGCCGGAAAAGGTGTTAACAGTGGTTTTTCAGCAGCTACTTCTCAATTAGGGAAGATGGGGATCATTCACGCCAGTAAAACTTTGCTCATGCAAACGGAAGATGGCCAGATCGTAGAGCCGCATTCCATTTCTGCAGGGCTGGATTATCCCGGCGTAGGACCATTGCATGCACATCTCTACGAAACGGGCCGTGCACAATTCCTGAATGCTACAGATGATGAGGCACTGGCAGCCGCTTATGAACTGAGCCTGCTGGAAGGTATTATTCCCGCACTGGAATCAGCACATGCACTGGCCAAACTGAAAGACCTGCCGCTGAAACCGGAAGATGTAGTGGTAGTATGCCTGAGCGGCCGTGGGGATAAAGACCTGGAAACCTATATCAAACATTTAAAGTAA